The genomic stretch CCACCCGCAGGAGGGCAAAAATCATCTCACTCGTGCACGCATCTGATCCGCTCGCGCATGAGCGCAGCCTGCTCACGGGGTGTGCACTACCCGAAAATGGATCGCCACCGACCGCGATCGGGCGAAATGCATCCGTCAATGGGCAATTTTCACCCGCGCGAGGGTAATAGGGTACTCGGCGACCGACGGATTCTGTCTTCACGCCAGTGCCGGCGCACCCGTCAACAGACGAAATCTGCTCGCTCGCGGATCGCAGTCGTCGGCGCGCGCTCAGCGTCAATGGGTCGCCGCATTCTGGCGCCTCGTCACCCTGTTGCGGCCGTGCGAAGCCACATGGCGCCGCTGCAATGGCCCGTCGTGCCAAAGCAACACGGCATCGCGCCGGTGGTGCGTCAGGCGGTGATGGTGCGCGCGAGCGCGCACGGCGTCGCTCAGTGCGCCGGCGTTCCCAGACCACAGATCGCGGGAATCTGACGCCGGACGGGGAGCATGCTTGCCAGGGTGGTAGAGCGCCGACGCGTACGTCGGCGCTCCCATGCTCACCGCGAGTAGTCCTGCCTCAAGGCGCCGTCGAAAGCTGCCGGTCGACAGGCAGCAGCGTTTGAAACAGCCTCCCGGAGCCGCAGGGGCAGGGGTCGTTGCGGCCCAATTTCTCGGCCAGCACCTTGTCGCCGTTGACGACGCGATAGCCGCGCTTGACCTTGGTTTCGGAGGGGTAACCCTTGCGACGCTTACGCGTGATTTCGAAACATCACCTGGGATTCGATGCGCGTGTTCATGGCACTGCTCCTGCGGCTGCCCGTGGCGGGCGGCGCGCAGCATAGCGCTGCGGCGATAGACTTCCGACACCCTGGCCACGCCTTGCGCCCATGAGCGAACCGTCCGCGACCGATGCCCGCCGCCCGCTGACCAGCCGCAACACCGCCTGGGCGCACTGGATTGCGCGGCGGCTGGCGGCCACCGAGGTCACGCCGAACCAGATCTCGTTGGCGTCGATCGGCTTCGCGCTGGTCGGCGGCCTGCTGCTGCTGCGGCCCGACTGGCCGGTGGCGATGGTGTTCGCGGCGATCTGCATCCAGTTGCGCCTGCTGTGCAACCTGATCGACGGGATGGTCGCGGTGGAGGGCGGCAAGGGCACGCCGGTGGGCGCGCTGTACAACGAGGTGCCGGACCGGGTGGCCGACAGCCTGTTCCTGATCGGTGCTGGCTATGGGGTGGGCCTGCCCGAACTCGGCTGGTTTGCCGCGCTGGTGGCGGCGCTGACTGCGTACATCCGCGTGCTGGGCGGCAGCCTGGGACTCAAGCAGGACTTCCGTGGGCCGCAGGCCAAGCCGCAACGGATGTTCGTACTCACCTTGGGCTGCCTCGCGGTTGCGTGGGAAGGCGTGCAGTACGGCTCGTGGCACAGCCTGTCGGCGGCGCTGTGGATCATCGCCGTTGGCAGCCTGCTGACGGCTGCGCTGAGGATCCGCGCGATTGCCCGCGAGTTGCAGGCATGAGTTGCCCGGGCGGGAGCGCACCGGAGCAGGTGGCTGCATGAACGCACCGATCCTGGTTCTGATCGTCCTGCTCGGAACGGCGGTCATCGCCGGGCTGTTCTTCCTGCTCCGGAAGTCGGCGCTGGGCCAGGCGCAGAAGGCGCAGGCCGGATTGCCGGGCGAATGGGAAGCGCGCACGCTGGGTGGTGTGGCGCACCAGTTGAAGTTTCGCCCGCGCACCAGCGGCAAGAACTCGCAGCCGTCGCTGCTGTCGCTGCGCGTGGCCACCGCTTCGAAGATCGACCTGCAGATCAATCGCGAGAACTGGTTCGACCGATTCTGCAAGTCGCTCGGGATCGCGCGCGAGTTCCAGACCGGCAACCGCCCCTTCGATGACGCCTGGTACCTGCGCGGCGAGATCGACACGCGCTTGGGCATGCAGCTCAAGCAGGGCGAGTTGCGCGGGAAGATCCACGGCCTGATGAGTGCCGGCTTCACCGAGTTGCGCCACCGGCCCGGCTGGCTGCAACTGGACTGGACCGGGTTCGACCCTGGCAAGCACACCATGCCGGGCGAGGTCGAGGTGGCTGCGTTGGCGGCTGTCGGCAGCGCGCTTCCGGCCGCCAGCAATGCGCCGATCCCGCGGCAGACCGCGGCCAAGGCCGCGCTGTGGAGCGTGGTCATCGGCTATGGCGCGTGTTTCCTGCTGGGCTTGGCCTACCCGCCCGTGCGCGAATGGGATCTGTGGCGGCTGGTGCTGCCGGCCGCTGCGCTCAGCTTCGCGATGTTCGCCTGGACCGCGGCCTTCGTGCTGCGCGGCTACTCGCGCTCGCACGATCACTGGATCCTGCTGGCGGTGGCGGGATTGCTCTGCTGCACCATCGGCAGCCGTGGCGTGCTCGGCTGGTGGAACGGCCACGAAGACCCGTCGCCGGTGGGAGTGCAACAGGTGCAGGTGCTTTCCCATTGGACCTCACGACACAAGAACCGCACCACCTACCGGGTCAAGGTGCCCGACTGGAAGCGCGATGGTGCCACCCTGAGCTACCGCGTGGAGCGCCAGGAGTACGACCAGATCGCCCGCGGCGCGCGCACCTTCGAAGTGCGCACCCAGGCCGGGCGGCTACGCGTGGAATGGCAGCACGGATATCGCGTGCTGCCGTGAGGCGCGTCGGGCTGGTTTGAAAGAGCTTTTTTGTCCGCAAAGGACGCAAAGGACGCAAAGAAGAGCAGAGAAATCTGCCTGTGTCGCAATGGCATGGAGGTGCCCTGCAGCACTCAGGTTCCTGCATTCTTCGCGTCCTTTGCGTCCTTTGCGGACAAGAATTCAGTGAGGATGGTGCGCCACGCGACTCACTGCGCCGGCTTCCAACTCGCGCTGCCGAGCTGCCACTCGCCGTCGACGAAGCGCCAGCCGCTCTCGGTGTCGAACAGCTGCCCGGAATCCGGGATCAGGCCGCCGCCGCCGGTCACCAGGATGCGCATGCGCACCAGGGCGCGGTCGCCGTGCATTTCGATCTGCATCCCGCTGGTGACCACGCTGATGCGCTGGTGCTGAAGCGCCACCAAGCGCAGCAAGTTCTGCAGGCCGGGCCGGTCGTATTCGGCTGCGTTGCCGGCAAAGTCCTCGGCGACATGGTCCATGAAGTCGCCGACCTTACGCTCCTCGCCGGCGATCTCGAGCGCTTCGATGGTGTCGCGC from Rhodanobacteraceae bacterium encodes the following:
- a CDS encoding CDP-alcohol phosphatidyltransferase family protein, which gives rise to MSEPSATDARRPLTSRNTAWAHWIARRLAATEVTPNQISLASIGFALVGGLLLLRPDWPVAMVFAAICIQLRLLCNLIDGMVAVEGGKGTPVGALYNEVPDRVADSLFLIGAGYGVGLPELGWFAALVAALTAYIRVLGGSLGLKQDFRGPQAKPQRMFVLTLGCLAVAWEGVQYGSWHSLSAALWIIAVGSLLTAALRIRAIARELQA
- a CDS encoding nuclear transport factor 2 family protein codes for the protein MRSAVKSNWLILCGLLAALLLAGCSRDPSEQALRDTIEALEIAGEERKVGDFMDHVAEDFAGNAAEYDRPGLQNLLRLVALQHQRISVVTSGMQIEMHGDRALVRMRILVTGGGGLIPDSGQLFDTESGWRFVDGEWQLGSASWKPAQ